A region from the Saccharomonospora azurea NA-128 genome encodes:
- a CDS encoding TIGR03084 family metal-binding protein, whose product MADVSAIVRDLEAESEEVDALVADLRPARWSLPTPAAGWTIAHQIAHLAWTDAKALVAARTPEAFEEEIASALALGETYVDQGAADGATLPPSRLLRLWREQRDELAEELCAVAPGTRLPWYGPPMSAASMASARLMETWAHGQDIADALGVPRVPTARLWHVARLGVRTRDFAFRVRGLAPPSEEFRVELSAPDGDSWTFGPEDAPERVTGSAHHFCLLVTQRRHRDDTDLRADGEQAARWLEVAQAFAGPPGPGRPAQTERSRS is encoded by the coding sequence GTGGCCGACGTGAGTGCGATCGTGCGGGATCTCGAGGCCGAGAGCGAGGAGGTCGACGCACTCGTCGCGGACCTCCGGCCGGCGCGCTGGTCGCTGCCCACTCCCGCGGCGGGCTGGACGATCGCGCACCAGATCGCGCACCTCGCCTGGACCGACGCCAAGGCACTCGTCGCCGCGCGGACACCGGAGGCGTTCGAGGAGGAGATCGCCTCCGCGCTGGCTCTGGGGGAGACCTACGTCGACCAGGGGGCCGCCGACGGCGCGACACTGCCGCCCTCGCGGCTGCTCCGGCTGTGGCGGGAGCAGCGCGACGAGCTCGCCGAGGAGTTGTGTGCGGTAGCGCCCGGCACGCGCCTGCCCTGGTACGGCCCGCCGATGAGCGCGGCCTCGATGGCGTCGGCCCGGTTGATGGAGACCTGGGCCCACGGGCAGGACATCGCCGACGCCCTGGGCGTGCCGCGGGTGCCGACCGCGCGGTTGTGGCACGTCGCCCGGCTCGGCGTCCGCACGCGCGATTTCGCGTTCCGCGTGCGTGGACTCGCCCCGCCCTCCGAGGAGTTCCGGGTCGAGCTCTCCGCCCCCGACGGCGACAGCTGGACCTTCGGGCCCGAGGACGCGCCCGAGCGGGTCACCGGCAGCGCACACCACTTCTGCCTCCTGGTCACGCAGCGACGGCACCGGGACGACACCGATCTGCGGGCCGACGGCGAGCAGGCCGCGAGGTGGCTGGAGGTGGCGCAGGCGTTCGCGGGGCCACCCGGCCCCGGTCGCCCCGCGCAGACGGAGAGGAGCCGCTCGTGA
- a CDS encoding acyclic terpene utilization AtuA family protein: protein MIRIGNASGFYGDRFSAVRDMLTGGSLDVLTGDYLAELTMLILGRDRLKDPARGYATTFLRQLEEGLGLAVDAGVRVVTNAGGLNPAGLAEAVRELARRVGVDVTVAHVEGDDLVSRADELGLGTPVTANAYLGAFGIAECLRAGADVVVTGRVTDASLVVGPAAAHFGWTPDDHDALAGAVVAGHVLECGAQATGGNYAFFTEHDRNRPGFPIAEVAADGSSVITKHDGTGGAVTVGTVTAQLLYEIAGPRYAGPDVTTRFDSIRLSQDGPDRVRVSGVRGEPPPPTLKVGCTTLGGFRNEVTFVLTGLDVEEKAAWVRRQLTESWGETAPRSVRWALARTDHPDADTQEAASALLHCAVSDADPEKVGRAFSGAAVELGLSSYPGFALTAPPQRGAPYGVFRDAFVDAATVPHVAVLPDGTRIDIASPATTRELAEPPEPSLPPPLPDGPTRRVPLGTLVGARSGDKGGSANIGLWVRSEAAWRWLAHALTVDTVRWLLPEVAELPVRRYLLPNLWALNVVVEGVLGEGVASQARFDPQGKALGEWLRSRLVDVPEVLL from the coding sequence GTGATCCGGATCGGCAACGCCTCCGGGTTCTACGGCGACCGCTTCTCGGCCGTGCGCGACATGCTCACGGGCGGCTCGCTCGACGTGCTGACCGGCGACTACCTCGCCGAACTCACGATGCTCATCCTCGGGCGGGACCGCCTGAAGGACCCCGCCCGCGGGTACGCCACCACGTTCCTGCGGCAGCTGGAGGAGGGCCTCGGCCTCGCCGTCGACGCGGGCGTGCGGGTGGTGACGAACGCGGGTGGGCTCAATCCCGCCGGGCTGGCCGAGGCGGTGCGCGAACTCGCCCGCCGCGTCGGTGTGGACGTGACGGTGGCTCACGTCGAGGGCGACGATCTCGTGTCGCGCGCGGACGAGCTCGGGCTGGGCACGCCGGTGACGGCCAACGCCTATCTCGGCGCGTTCGGAATCGCCGAGTGTCTGCGAGCGGGCGCCGACGTGGTCGTGACCGGGCGGGTCACCGACGCCTCGCTGGTCGTCGGCCCGGCGGCGGCCCACTTCGGGTGGACGCCGGACGATCACGACGCGCTCGCGGGCGCCGTGGTCGCGGGGCACGTCCTGGAATGCGGCGCGCAGGCCACCGGAGGAAACTACGCGTTCTTCACCGAACACGACCGGAACCGTCCGGGTTTTCCCATCGCGGAGGTCGCCGCCGACGGATCGAGCGTGATCACCAAGCACGACGGCACCGGCGGCGCGGTCACCGTCGGGACGGTCACGGCGCAGCTGCTCTACGAGATCGCCGGTCCGCGCTACGCCGGCCCGGACGTGACGACCCGGTTCGACAGCATCCGGCTCTCGCAGGACGGACCCGACCGCGTGCGGGTGAGCGGGGTGCGCGGTGAGCCACCGCCGCCCACGCTCAAGGTCGGGTGCACGACCCTCGGCGGCTTCCGCAACGAGGTGACGTTCGTCCTCACCGGACTCGACGTGGAGGAGAAGGCGGCCTGGGTGCGTCGGCAGCTCACGGAGTCGTGGGGGGAGACGGCGCCGCGCTCGGTGCGCTGGGCCCTGGCGCGCACCGACCACCCCGACGCCGACACGCAGGAAGCGGCGAGTGCGTTGCTGCACTGCGCCGTGAGCGACGCCGACCCCGAGAAGGTGGGGCGCGCGTTCAGCGGCGCGGCCGTCGAGTTGGGGCTGTCCAGCTACCCCGGTTTCGCCCTGACCGCGCCACCACAGCGGGGCGCGCCCTACGGCGTGTTCCGCGATGCGTTCGTGGACGCGGCGACGGTGCCGCACGTCGCCGTCCTGCCCGACGGCACCCGGATCGACATCGCCTCGCCCGCGACCACGCGTGAGCTCGCCGAGCCGCCGGAGCCGTCCCTGCCGCCCCCGTTGCCCGACGGCCCCACCCGCCGCGTGCCGCTGGGGACGTTGGTGGGCGCACGCAGCGGTGACAAGGGCGGCAGCGCGAACATCGGACTCTGGGTGCGCTCGGAGGCGGCGTGGCGGTGGCTGGCGCACGCGCTCACCGTCGACACCGTGCGCTGGCTCCTGCCGGAGGTGGCCGAGCTTCCCGTGCGCCGGTACCTGCTGCCCAACCTGTGGGCCCTCAACGTGGTCGTCGAGGGTGTGCTCGGGGAGGGCGTCGCGTCGCAGGCCCGGTTCGACCCGCAGGGCAAGGCCCTCGGGGAGTGGTTGCGCAGCCGGCTCGTCGACGTCCCGGAGGTGCTGTTGTGA